From Cryptomeria japonica unplaced genomic scaffold, Sugi_1.0 HiC_scaffold_400, whole genome shotgun sequence, a single genomic window includes:
- the LOC131871371 gene encoding disease resistance protein Roq1-like: MASSSSSHQQNRESKVFSGIEPDGKRRKVEESATLFDVFINHRGTDVKQTLATQLYNSLDQLGIWAFLDSEEKDLGSSFPSMIETAIRSAKVHVAIFSPRYAESAWCLAELVLMLQSTAKIIPVFYGVKPSDLRHIEKGAYADAFLKFKEKGRYLDNISEWKEALQSLSFIAGEEINSEWDCQNIGAAVQKEVRRKTSLHVAEHPVGLNNLVEDFERRCLDELVQDFQNQCGLEDRKHKGRVVGIFGMGGCGKTTLAKELFNRKKSNYSGASFLFDVREADLRCEMPSLQSKLLKDLFNADHNLLNTEEGASYLKDSLQRSPHLSFLIVVDDIDNVEQLNALRIMDILNKSDNSLIIVTTRDVGVLVTAGITVAYNLKGMGRDDGRELFCWHAFDRPYPESEYEELVNSFVELCGGLPLSLQVLGRHVHGRNGSYWRLELIKVGKLLPRDVKKRLRISFDALENEQKEIFMDIACFFIGKPKSIAERVWEGSGWNPQHALETLKDKCLLERQEILKYEGPVLRMHDHLRDLGREMAIEFSPPHRLWRPQDLKSLESKGFDNILANTNFRCFHSIFDKSMGCQVTFFLSQPKNCSEMSASLLWLQLQPNSTEQPSIPSWIPLQNLQCLKIEHGQFKKLWNDSIQAPSELKELQLSQTSLKEFPDLLGISKDSLENLLENGEESSISKASMNSLEKLEIKISGEKCVSKILISSTDYPNLRSLKLHGMENLMEVNLIRVEKLSCLDIRNCRKLKTLTGTSDLKNLELLHVSQCPDLEFESLCLRDMKCLKRASFGKHVKLKTFELYGCQNLKTTEFSCEKLVDLSIRDCPKLKNLPDFIGPSCLERILIDGCGKFENLKLDGCRNLRSVTGNFEPTKLYICGSPQLKELPVLATLTSLSIKCCKDLQRVSGTGDFMELTELIISECPTLEKLPSLARLSFMEKFMIESCEKLQNISGIEELNASEYMRLCYCSNAVIWNCIHKLKSVPRRMDMIARAAQGAESLLNESLFSDARIDAHAVTDIVQFGAENSDDEDSDDERRNGKVLSAVFVCFVVEVDSFTSVNDINQALPQNAFRLEVREGGWIITMVESDDWGHSSYCKKVSDVLRRYGVMKKGFRVELKKYEESKSLEVLHKIVDKLHHGCRAMVLRRRR; this comes from the exons ATGGCGTCTTCTTCATCATCTCACCAGCAAAATCGAGAATCAAAAGTTTTCTCTGGAATAGAACCTGACGGCAAAAGGAGGAAGGTAGAAGAATCTGCAACATTGTTTGATGTGTTTATCAACCACAGAGGCACCGATGTCAAACAAACTCTTGCTACTCAGCTTTACAACTCCCTTGATCAGTTAGGAATATGGGCATTTCTTGATAGCGAAGAGAAGGATCTAGGAAGTTCATTTCCCTCTATGATTGAGACAGCCATCCGCTCTGCAAAGGTACACGTAGCCATATTTTCCCCACGATATGCAGAGTCAGCTTGGTGTTTGGCTGAGCTTGTTCTCATGTTACAAAGTACGGCCAAAATTATTCCTGTGTTTTATGGAGTGAAGCCTAGTGATCTCCGACACATAGAAAAGGGAGCATACGCTGATGCATTCCTTAAATTTAAGGAGAAGGGCAGATATCTGGACAATATTAGCGAGTGGAAGGAAGCCCTTCAGTCTCTTTCATTTATAGCCGGAGAAGAAATTAATAG CGAGTGGGATTGCCAAAATATAGGAGCAGCTGTGCAAAAAGAAGTACGGAGGAAAACATCTTTACACGTTGCTGAACATCCAGTGGGCCTTAACAATCTTGTGGAAGATTTTGAAAGGCGATGCCTTGATGAACTTGTACAAGATTTTCAAAATCAGTGCGGGCTGGAAGACAGGAAGCATAAGGGTAGGGTAGTTGGCATATTTGGCATGGGAGGGTGTGGGAAAACAACTCTTGCCAAAGAATTGTTTAACCGAAAGAAATCAAACTACTCTGGAGCAAGCTTTTTGTTTGATGTGCGAGAAGCGGATTTGAGGTGCGAAATGCCTTCTTTGCAAAGTAAGCTTCTTAAAGATCTCTTCAACGCAGATCACAACTTGCTGAATACAGAGGAAGGAGCAAGTTATCTGAAAGATAGTCTACAAAGGAGCCCCCATTTGAGTTTCTTAATTGTTGTAGACGACATCGATAATGTGGAGCAGTTAAATGCTCTACGGATCATGGATATATTGAATAAATCAGATAATAGTCTGATTATCGTCACAACCCGTGACGTTGGAGTACTTGTAACAGCAGGAATTACTGTTGCTTATAATTTGAAAGGAATGGGTAGAGATGATGGCAGAGAACTATTCTGTTGGCATGCCTTCGACAGACCCTATCCGGAGAGCGAGTATGAGGAGTTGGTTAACTCCTTCGTAGAGTTGTGTGGAGGGCTACCTCTATCTCTTCAAGTTCTGGGCAGGCATGTTCATGGTCGAAATGGTAGTTATTGGAGGTTAGAACTGATTAAAGTTGGTAAGCTGCTTCCTCGGGACGTGAAGAAAAGGCTGAGAATTAGTTTTGATGCATTGGAGAATGAACAAAAAGAGATTTTCATGGATATCGCTTGCTTTTTTATAGGCAAACCGAAGAGTATAGCAGAAAGAGTCTGGGAGGGATCAGGATGGAACCCTCAGCATGCACTGGAAACACTCAAAGATAAGTGTCTTTTAGAaagacaagaaattttgaagtatGAAGGACCTGTACTGAGAATGCATGACCACCTGAGGGACTTGGGCAGAGAAATGGCAATCGAGTTCAGCCCTCCACATCGCCTGTGGCGTCCTCAAGATCTGAAATCCTTG GAATCAAAGGGTTTCGACAACATACTCGCCAACACCAATTTCAGGTGTTTCCATTCCATTTTCGACAAGTCCATGGGCTGTCAAGTTACATTCTTTTTaagccaaccgaaaaattgttctGAGATGTCAGCTTCCTTACTATGGCTTCAGCTTCAGCCCAATTCCACAGAACAACCAAGCATCCCTTCATGGATTCCTCTTCAAAATTTGCAGTGTTTGAAAATCGAGCACGGACAATTCAAAAAGTTGTGGAACGATAGCATACAG GCACCGTCCGAGTTGAAAGAGCTACAACTTTCTCAGACCTCTTTGAAAGAGTTTCCAGATTTATTAGGAATATCAAAAGAcagtttagaaaatttgttagaaaaTGGGGAAGAGTCTAGTATATCTAAGGCCTCGATGAATAGCCTTGAAAAGCTAGAGATAAAGATCAGCGGTGAAAAATGTGTATCCAAGATACTAATCAGCAGTACTGATTATCCCAACCTTAGGTCCTTGAAACTTCATGGCATGGAAAATCTTATGGAAGTGAATTTAATAAGGGTAGAGAAATTAAGTTGTCTTGATATTAGGAATTGCAGAAAACTCAAAACATTGACAGGAACATCTGATCTGAAAAATCTTGAGCTGTTACACGTCAGTCAATGTCCAGACCtcgagtttgagtccttgtgtctCAGGGATATGAAGTGTCTGAAGAGGGCAAGTTTTGGTAAGCATGTGAAGCTGAAAACTTTTGAATTGTATGGTTGCCAAAATTTAAAAACAACAGAGTTTTCTTGTGAAAAGCTTGTAGATTTAAGCATTCGGGACTGTCCGAAGCTTAAGAATTTGCCAGATTTTATAGGTCCAAGTTGCCTGGAGAGGATTCTAATTGATGGATGTGGGAAGTTCGAAAACCTTAAATTGGATGGTTGTCGAAATTTGAGAAGTGTGACAGGTAACTTTGAGCCAACAAAGTTGTACATCTGTGGCTCTCCTCAGCTTAAGGAGTTGCCAGTTCTCGCCACGCTCACCAGTCTGTCTATAAAATGTTGCAAAGATTTGCAAAGAGTATCAGGAACTGGTGATTTTATGGAGCTTACTGAGCTGATAATTAGTGAGTGTCCTACGCTTGAGAAGTTGCCAAGTCTTGCGAGATTGAGCTTCATGGAGAAATTTATGATCGAGTCTTGTGAGAAACTGCAGAATATATCAGGTATTGAAGAGTTGAATGCATCCGAATATATGAGACTTTGTTATTGCAGCAATGCAGTAATATGGAATTGCATTCATAAGTTAAAG AGTGTGCCAAGGAGAATGGATATGATTGCAAGAGCGGCGCAGGGAGCTGAGTCACTTTTAAACGAGTCTCTGTTTTCTGACGCTCGTATTGACGCTCATGCAGTCACTGACATCGTTCAATTTGGTGCTGAAAACAGTGATGACGAGGACAGTGACGATGAGAGGAGAAATGGGAAAGTATTGAGTGCAGTTTTTGTATGTTTTGTGGTCGAGGTTGATAGCTTTACTTCAGTAAATGATATAAATCAAGCACTTCCACAGAATGCGTTCAGACTTGAGGTGCGTGAAGGAGGATGGATAATTACAATGGTAGAGTCTGATGATTGGGGCCACTCTTCTTATTGTAAGAAAGTTTCAGATGTTTTGAGGAGGTATGGAGTGATGAAAAAAGGGTTTCGAGTGGAGCTGAAGAAATATGAAGAGTCGAAAAGTTTGGAAGTTTTACATAAAATTGTTGATAAGCTACATCATGGGTGCAGAGCGATGGTTTTGCGGAGAAGAAGATAA